The Halobacillus amylolyticus nucleotide sequence CCTTGTAAATAGCATCGATTCGAAAGCCGGCTTTTTGATAAAAAGCCATATTGGCTATACTTGAGTTAGCAGTCCCGACAACCATGTCATGAACCCCTTTATCTTTGTACAGCTTGAAAGCTTTTTTTACTACAAGTTTTCCTAAGCCCCTTCCCTGATAACTGGAATCGATAGCAAAGTTCTTCAGCTCAACGCTTAAAGGAGAAGAGAAAGTAAACAGACAAACTCCGATAGTTTTGTCATTATACTCAATGGAGTACATCTCTCCTTCATTGATGTATTCTTTAATGATGTCTTCCGTTTCATCTGCCAGAAGAAGATACGGTAAATAATCGTTTCTGTTCTGAACAGGAGTTAACTTAATTGAATCAGCCATATGGCATACTCCTCACTGGATAGTTCCTCTTTTAGTCGAATAAAATCTTGATCGCTTAGTTCGAGTCAGTTCACTTTAGCCTTCTTCTCGTTAACATCATTACGAATGAAGAAAAAATTTGTTTCAAACGTGTTAAAATAAAAGAAATGGGGAAGGTATTTGATACAAATTATCATAGCAATACGTAAGGGGAGGTGTAAGAGTAATGCAAAAGAAAGTTTCGCTTGCAGGCTGGCTGTTGTTCGTAATTGGTGTCGGCTTTTGGGTTTCTGATATACAAACCCCACTTTTTGACATAGACTCCGTTTTTGTAGGCATTGGAGCTGTATTGCTGCTAATCTCTGGGTTATGAAGATAAAAAACCAACAAAATGAATGACCTTTCTTAACTATTATCCCTACCTTTCCTCTCTTAATAAATCCAGCGTTGGCCACCAGGTGGATGGTTCAGTTGACTGAAACCTCAAACCCTTCAACTTTAATAAGAACAAGCCCTGTTGTACTGTTATGGAAATAATGGCCAGCCCCTGATCAACCCCTTCATACCATTTATCCACTTTTCTTA carries:
- a CDS encoding GNAT family N-acetyltransferase; this encodes MADSIKLTPVQNRNDYLPYLLLADETEDIIKEYINEGEMYSIEYNDKTIGVCLFTFSSPLSVELKNFAIDSSYQGRGLGKLVVKKAFKLYKDKGVHDMVVGTANSSIANMAFYQKAGFRIDAIYKDFFTSYPEPIYEDGIQALDMIRFRKRLT